ATCTTTTTCTGCACTTGCATATTCATTTTTAAGATAAGCTATTAATTCATCTACCCCGTGCGTCTTGCCGCCCCATTCTTTTTCAGTCCATTGCCCAAGCTCATCTACAAGGGGTTTTCCTATCACCGTCATATCAGGAATGGTATCTGAGAGATATATTTCGAATATATGGATGCTTTTAAATACATGGCTGTAACCGGGGTGAATATATATTTCCATGGCGCTCATCGCTTTAATGCTTGTTGGAATACAGGATATATGACCTTTAAGCATCCCGGGAAGTGTAGGAAGAAAATATCGTTTTGATTTAAGTTCATCCAGTTTAATCGCCATTTTTACTCGTCTAGTTGGAATCATGCGGCAGTTGATGCAGTTCTTTTCATTCGGATCGGTTTTTTCCGCTTTAAAGAAAAGAAGGTCAATATTAGCCATCGCATCCATATCTGCAAGCATATCTATGATCAAATATTTATCATCATCCCATATTTCCCCGCCGAGTTTTCCGGCATCTCCTTCAAGACGTAAGCGGATATATCCATCCTTATCCGGTTTTAAAGAAAGCCCGGATGCTTTAGAGATTGTCAAACCCTGAACAATTCTAAACTTTTCCAAATCAATGTTTTGCTTCATTATCTGCTCCCAAACTATCAACCTATCATTTTTATCATGTATCTTCCTGTAAGCTCTAGGAAACTCGCAAGGCCATCATGCAATGAATCCGGTACACGGCTCGCCCCGACCTCAAAATTAAAATTTCCGCTGTATCCGATTTCTTTTAAAACAGGAAGGATATCCGCCCATTTTATGTTACTTCCGCTTGTAAACGGCGGTGCGTGATCATCATGCTTTCCCCGGTTATCATGAACATGTAACGCTTTTAATCTTTTGCCGGCAGCCTTTAGACAATCCGTCTGATTATCTCCTATAAGATTCGCATGTCCAAAGTCCCAGCATATACCTGCAATTTCACCGATAGTATCAACAAGATCGCAAACATCCTCAACATTTGAACAATATCTGTGCGTAGAATTTAGATATGCCGGTATAAACAGGTTCTCTATTGCTATTCCCACCCCAAGCGCTGCTGCCTGGTTTAAATATGGGTCTAGGAACTCCAAGGTCCTTCTTTTTGATTCCTTTATGCTCAGTACTGCATCAGGCGCATTCCCTGCGTGAAAAACCGCCCACTTGACTCCAAGTATAGCTGATGCAGTAATCGATCTTGACAGCATTTCCCCTCGGAACTCCATTTCTTCGCATCCGGGAGTAGCAAAATTATAAAACGGCAGATGTGACTGCTCGATAACAATTCCGCATTCATTTGCGGTTTGACTCACTTTTTCAATGGTGTTTTTCCAGTTATCCATGCGTAAATATGCTTCGTCATGGATGGTAGGGCAGAAATTGAAATCTACTGCATCAAATCCTGCTTTTGCAATCCTCTTGATTGCTTCCACCGGCGTATACCGATCTCTATCCGGACAAGCCCCAAAGAGCAGGGTGTTAACTGAAAGTTTCAAAATTGCCCCTATCCTTTCAGCGATCCTATCATTACTCCCTTTACGAAATAACGCTGAACAAAGGGATATAGACAAAGGATAGGAACCGTTGCAACAACAATCAATGAATACTTAAGCAGATCAGCAAGACCATGCACCGCAACTAGCGTATCCTGATTGGCAACAGAATTTGAGTCAATCTGACTTAAAAGCAAGATATCCCTTAAGAAAAGCTGCAACGGAAATAACCTTTTATTACTGAGGAAAAGGAATGCGTTGAAATATGAATTCCAATGTCCGACTGCATAGTAAAGCGTTATTACTGCTATATTTGCCTGGGAAAGCGGCAGAACTACAGAAAAGAAATATTTAAAATCAGAGCACCCGTCTATCTGTGCGGCCTCCAGCAAATCTTGAGGTATATTGCTCTGCATGAAAGTCCTTGTAATTATAAGATTGGTGACGCCTATTGCCCCGGGAATAATCATGACCCATGGTGTGTTCAGAAGATGCAGCTGTTTCATCAACATATAATTGGGAATCATACCGCCGGAAAAAAGCATCGTAAATGTAAAAAGAAATGTAAAGAATCCCTTGCCCGGCAGAGTCTTTCTAGAAAGCGGATACGCCGTCATTAAAGTCATTGCCACATTAACCGCAGTACCTACAATCGTGTAAAAGAAGGTATTACGATAACCTATAAATACATCCTTATACTTAAACACAGCCTTGTAACCAGCGAGGCTTGGGCTCACCGGGAAAAGCACCACTTTACCCGATGTAACAGCCTCTGGTGATGAAAATGATGCTGAAACTATATATACTAAAGGATAAAGTACTATAAGGAGTATAAAAATTAGAAGAGTATAAATAACTGTGTAATATATCCTATCTTCAATTGGTGACTTTACTTTTTTACTTCCCTTACTGCTAATGGAAAGATTATTTTTATTTATAAATGTCTTTTCTTCTGTTTTTGTCATAATATCGCCTCCCTTACCACAAGCTGGTCTCACTTACGCGTTTTGAGATTGAGTTCACAATGATAATGAGTATAAGGTTGATAATAGAATTGAATAAACCTATTGCAGTAGAGTATGAAAAATCCATTGACCCGCTCGAAGATAACCCAACCTTATAAACATATGTCGAAATCAGCTCACTTGTGGAAAGGTTCAGATCGTTTTGCATCAAAAATACTTTTTCAAAGCCTACGCTCATGATATGACCGCATCTCATAATAAGCATAATTATCGCAGTAGGCATGATTGCAGGAAGATCCACATGAATCATACGCTGAAATCTGCTTGCCCCGTCAATTTGAGCCGCTTCATGCAGATCCAGGCTTACCGAAGCAAGAGCAGCCGTGTAAATAATTGAATTCCAACCGAATGTCTGCCAGATACCGGACCATACGTATAAATGGGGAAAGACGCCAGGATTTGCAAGCAGATCAGGAGGGTATCTTCCATTATTTAATGCTGAGTATACTGTGCTGAGTAAGCCAACGCGCGGATTTATGATCTGAACGACTATCCCAACTAAAACAACTACTGATATAAAATGTGGCATATATGTAACAGTCTGCATCGTCTTCTTAAAACGCTCTGCACGCACACTGTTCAGTATAAGTGCAAAAATAATCGGGATCGGAAACCCTGCAATAAGACTGTAAATAGATATTTTAAGCGTATTTCCTACTACTCTTACAAATTGGTATGAGTTAAAAAACTTAATAAAATTTCGAAAACCTATAAACGGGCTTCCCCATATTCCAAGTCTGACATTATATTTCTTAAAGGCCAGCTGTAGTCCCGCCATTGGAACATAAGAGAAAATAATTATGTATATAACCGGCAAAAGCAAGAATACATACAATTGCCAATGGTTCATTATGTTTTTTAATGTTTTATTTTTTGTCATAAAACTCCATTCCGCCGCTTTGCGCCGGCACAAGATGAATTTTATAGTTGCTCTTATCACGCAAAGCATAAAATGATAAAAGCTGGTCTTTCTTCGAAGGCCGCTATACGGCGGACTGTTAAGGCACTGTCAGCAAGGTCCTGTAAAGGATAGGCTTATTCTTTACAGGCCTTACTTAGTTGCATTATTTTTTCTTATACATGCGGTCATATGCTTTCTGAACATTCTTCAACATATCGTCAGCGCCCATACCCTCAATATTTTTCAAATATGAGTCCCACTGCGTATCTATATCCTGAGCGCCGGTCGCAAAGTTAGCTACGCTTTCACGAACGTAATTTTTTAGAGACGATAGCGTTTCGGTCACAGCGTCACTTTCTTCAGGTGTATAAATAAGTTTTGGTATTACTTCTTTTGGATGTTTGTCAAAGTAGAGCTTCTGTGCTTTTGCAATAACCGGGGCTGTATCAAGCGGGTCGCCGCTCCACACTACTCCTGCTGAAATTGAATATTGGCGAATATACGGGCCCTGCTGTGCCCAATGTTTATTCTGAAGTTTACCCCACGGCAGCACTTCTACTAAAGATGGCTTATATCCTAAATCTGCATACAAGCTTATGTCTCCTGGTTTTGGCTCAGTGTAATCTACTCCCTTTTCACCCCAGCGGGTATGGATAGACATTTCTTCACTTACAAGAAGATCGCCAAGCATAAATGCTGCTTCAGGATTTTTGCAGTTTTTTGATATAATCATTGCAATGCTCGCAACACTGGGAGTGTAACTTGCATACTGTGTTCCGTTTTTACCAATAAGAGGAGCGACACCAGAATACTGCGTGCGGCGTTTATCGTTTGCAGGAATAGAGCTAGGACCATTTTGCACAAATGAACCGACAACCGTTGGCTGCTGGCCTAACATAGATACGTAACCTTTGTTATCCTGTGTAAAGGAAAGTGGTGAAAGAAGATCTTCACTTACCAGCTTTTTAATAAATTTAAGTCCTTCTTTCCATTCATCGGTTGTATAGGCAAGACCTATTTTCCCATTATCGACGGTAAAATAGTTTGAATCTCCCGCATAAACGAATGGGTTCATCAAATATTCGATCCAATATGTATTGCTTGTGTTTCCAACCATCGGAATTTCATCCTGCTGGCCGTTTCCGTTAGGATCCTTTGTTTTAAATGCTTTCAACACATTATAAAGCTCATCCGGGGTAGTGGGCGATTTAAGAGACAGCTTATCTAACCAATCCTGGAACATATACATCTTTGCAGGGTATTCATTGCTTATAGATTGATTATATCTTGCAATTCCGTAAATTTGACCGTCCGGAGATGTGATCATTGGTTTAAAATCAACACCAGTTCTCTTTTCTGCTTCTTTTAAATAGTAAGCATCCTTATAGTAATTAGTCAGCGGGATGATTGCTCCGGACATTGCATAATTATAAACCTGAGAATCTTCAAACGCGCCCATAAGCACGTCTGCAAGATCATCACCCCCAGACGCGACCATAAGGTTAAGTTTTGTATGGTATTCTGCCTGCGGAAGTGTGGTAAAATTAAGTTTAAAGTTTCCTTCCTTTTCAAGAAGCTTAGTTTGTGTATTCGTTGCGAAATCTTCCACCTGGGGAGCTTTCGGAAGACAAACTGATAATTCTACAGTTTCTTTGCAAATTGGGAACGTACCCGGACTATTAAATTTACCAGTATCCCATAAGCCGCCTTTAGAATTATTTTTGCCGGTGGTTGTTGAACTCGCACACCCGGCAGAAAGTAAAAGTGAAGCAGCCGTTAGAAATAATACAAGTCTCCTTAAACCTTTCATATAGATCTTCCTTTCCCAAATTTCCTCTGGTTATATCTAAACACTTAATCAATATATTTTCAATGTGAATAATAAGCGCAATAGTGAATAAACGTCAAAACCGTATAAAATTCGGATATTGAATTTTCAAAAGCATACTGAAAATTCGTTAGAATTTCATTTGTGATAGCATTTTTGCATTAATTATTGTATAATATAGACAAACAATTGCCGTACAAATTTCAGTCAGGGGTTTATGATGAAGAATAAAGCTTTAATCCGGTTTTTCGAAACATACCTCATTTTTTTCTTGTGTGTAATTCTAATGATCGTTCCTACATACTTTAAATATTATGGCATTATACTGAAACAGGAGCATACGATCTCCGCTAATATGGTTCAAAATGGAGTTGACACATTTGGAAAGCAGATTCTTTCACTCATCGACCTATCCCAAACAACTTACTCTGACACACGCTACCGACACTTGTTTGTTGACAATACAGCCATCCCGGTTTCTGATTATGTAAATCTAAATCATGTTCAGACGAACTTTTCCAATCTGATCGGTACACAATCTCTCGTCTCGGATGCGGGAATAATTTTTAGAACCGGAACGATACTTACACGTTATAGAAGTTTTTTCAATTCAAGATCTTATGAAGAGCATTTTGTATATAACAATAAAAATTTTACGGAATGTAATACTCTGCTAAAATCAAATTCGACTGGCTCCTTTCTACCTGAAGCGACAGTAACCTCAAGCGACTATGACAGTTATCCATGTCTTACTTATGTCTGCGGCTGGCCGCCTAATTTAACTAAAAGCTTACCCGGCATTTTTTATGTTACGATCAAAAAGCAGGCACTTTTAGAAACTCTCGTGCCTTCTG
Above is a genomic segment from Bacillota bacterium containing:
- a CDS encoding sugar phosphate isomerase/epimerase family protein — its product is MKLSVNTLLFGACPDRDRYTPVEAIKRIAKAGFDAVDFNFCPTIHDEAYLRMDNWKNTIEKVSQTANECGIVIEQSHLPFYNFATPGCEEMEFRGEMLSRSITASAILGVKWAVFHAGNAPDAVLSIKESKRRTLEFLDPYLNQAAALGVGIAIENLFIPAYLNSTHRYCSNVEDVCDLVDTIGEIAGICWDFGHANLIGDNQTDCLKAAGKRLKALHVHDNRGKHDDHAPPFTSGSNIKWADILPVLKEIGYSGNFNFEVGASRVPDSLHDGLASFLELTGRYMIKMIG
- a CDS encoding carbohydrate ABC transporter permease produces the protein MTKTEEKTFINKNNLSISSKGSKKVKSPIEDRIYYTVIYTLLIFILLIVLYPLVYIVSASFSSPEAVTSGKVVLFPVSPSLAGYKAVFKYKDVFIGYRNTFFYTIVGTAVNVAMTLMTAYPLSRKTLPGKGFFTFLFTFTMLFSGGMIPNYMLMKQLHLLNTPWVMIIPGAIGVTNLIITRTFMQSNIPQDLLEAAQIDGCSDFKYFFSVVLPLSQANIAVITLYYAVGHWNSYFNAFLFLSNKRLFPLQLFLRDILLLSQIDSNSVANQDTLVAVHGLADLLKYSLIVVATVPILCLYPFVQRYFVKGVMIGSLKG
- a CDS encoding extracellular solute-binding protein, with the translated sequence MKGLRRLVLFLTAASLLLSAGCASSTTTGKNNSKGGLWDTGKFNSPGTFPICKETVELSVCLPKAPQVEDFATNTQTKLLEKEGNFKLNFTTLPQAEYHTKLNLMVASGGDDLADVLMGAFEDSQVYNYAMSGAIIPLTNYYKDAYYLKEAEKRTGVDFKPMITSPDGQIYGIARYNQSISNEYPAKMYMFQDWLDKLSLKSPTTPDELYNVLKAFKTKDPNGNGQQDEIPMVGNTSNTYWIEYLMNPFVYAGDSNYFTVDNGKIGLAYTTDEWKEGLKFIKKLVSEDLLSPLSFTQDNKGYVSMLGQQPTVVGSFVQNGPSSIPANDKRRTQYSGVAPLIGKNGTQYASYTPSVASIAMIISKNCKNPEAAFMLGDLLVSEEMSIHTRWGEKGVDYTEPKPGDISLYADLGYKPSLVEVLPWGKLQNKHWAQQGPYIRQYSISAGVVWSGDPLDTAPVIAKAQKLYFDKHPKEVIPKLIYTPEESDAVTETLSSLKNYVRESVANFATGAQDIDTQWDSYLKNIEGMGADDMLKNVQKAYDRMYKKK
- a CDS encoding ABC transporter permease subunit; the protein is MAGLQLAFKKYNVRLGIWGSPFIGFRNFIKFFNSYQFVRVVGNTLKISIYSLIAGFPIPIIFALILNSVRAERFKKTMQTVTYMPHFISVVVLVGIVVQIINPRVGLLSTVYSALNNGRYPPDLLANPGVFPHLYVWSGIWQTFGWNSIIYTAALASVSLDLHEAAQIDGASRFQRMIHVDLPAIMPTAIIMLIMRCGHIMSVGFEKVFLMQNDLNLSTSELISTYVYKVGLSSSGSMDFSYSTAIGLFNSIINLILIIIVNSISKRVSETSLW